A single genomic interval of Dyadobacter subterraneus harbors:
- a CDS encoding TolC family protein: MKPEHKYLITIIFILGLQIMQSCKISKDLPITSNIIPKNYLDRKDDTVSIAKIPWKIFFKDPILNHLLQEGIANNNDLAVAVKNIETAAQVVSQVKLGNYPAIALQISANLNRPSENSLNGLTLNKFLQTSHIEDYTAAPVISWEADLWGKIKSQKAIALASYLQTEEAKKVIQTKIVSDIAHGYYNLITLDAQLEVAKKNVLLSDSALKIIVLQFQSGLTTSLAVQQASAQKMVAVGLIPQFEKQIVIQENGLNILIGKNPGPVKRSRNLEDLKAPDSLDAGLPSELLSRRPDVKLSELALSKANADVGFKKANLYPSLKISAQGGINAFKVSNWFNIPASLFGTVAGGITQPIFQQRALKTQYEIANINRQQAVIHFRQSILVAVSEVTDALISLEKTKEQEKSASQRTKTLQEATQNSRLLFQNGMANYLEVITAQNNVLQTEIELVSIKKLQLDASVDLYRSLGGGWQ, translated from the coding sequence ATGAAACCTGAACATAAATATCTTATTACCATCATTTTCATCCTTGGACTGCAAATAATGCAATCCTGTAAAATATCAAAGGATCTTCCTATTACAAGCAATATTATCCCAAAAAACTATTTGGACAGGAAGGATGACACTGTTTCGATAGCGAAAATTCCCTGGAAGATTTTTTTTAAAGATCCGATTTTAAATCACTTGTTGCAGGAAGGGATCGCAAACAATAACGATTTGGCAGTCGCAGTTAAAAATATTGAAACAGCAGCACAGGTTGTTTCACAAGTGAAATTAGGTAATTACCCTGCTATTGCCCTGCAAATATCCGCCAATTTAAATCGGCCATCAGAGAATAGTCTTAACGGATTGACTTTAAATAAATTTCTGCAAACCAGCCATATTGAAGACTACACTGCGGCACCCGTGATTTCCTGGGAGGCTGACCTTTGGGGGAAAATAAAAAGTCAGAAGGCCATTGCATTGGCCTCTTATCTTCAAACCGAAGAAGCAAAAAAGGTTATCCAAACTAAAATTGTGAGTGACATTGCCCATGGCTACTACAATCTGATCACATTGGACGCTCAATTAGAGGTCGCAAAAAAGAATGTTCTTCTGTCTGATAGTGCGCTCAAAATTATAGTTCTTCAATTTCAGTCGGGACTGACCACGTCTCTTGCTGTTCAACAGGCAAGTGCGCAGAAAATGGTAGCAGTCGGTTTAATTCCCCAATTTGAAAAACAAATTGTTATTCAAGAAAACGGCCTAAACATCCTTATCGGCAAAAATCCGGGCCCTGTAAAACGAAGCAGAAATTTAGAAGATCTTAAAGCTCCGGATTCTCTGGATGCCGGATTGCCTTCTGAGTTATTAAGTAGACGTCCTGATGTTAAACTATCTGAATTAGCACTCTCAAAAGCAAATGCGGATGTAGGATTTAAGAAAGCAAACCTGTATCCTTCATTAAAAATTTCTGCCCAAGGTGGTATAAATGCATTTAAGGTAAGCAATTGGTTTAACATTCCAGCTTCTCTATTTGGTACGGTAGCAGGAGGTATTACCCAGCCTATATTTCAGCAGAGGGCACTTAAAACTCAGTATGAGATTGCCAACATTAACCGTCAACAGGCAGTAATTCATTTCCGACAGTCTATTCTTGTTGCTGTTTCTGAGGTAACAGATGCATTGATTAGCTTAGAGAAAACCAAAGAACAAGAAAAAAGCGCTAGCCAGCGGACAAAAACCTTACAAGAAGCAACTCAAAATTCCAGATTACTATTTCAAAATGGAATGGCTAATTATTTAGAAGTAATTACAGCGCAAAACAATGTATTACAAACTGAAATCGAACTTGTGTCTATAAAAAAATTACAGCTAGATGCATCAGTTGACCTTTACAGGTCCCTGGGAGGCGGATGGCAATAG
- a CDS encoding TetR/AcrR family transcriptional regulator, giving the protein MEKKKQIIECAMKLLIKNGPQAAPMSAISKEAGVGMGTIYNYFVTKEDLINQIYVFIKSDQVKNIQHPLSHLPIKHQFDIYYESLIQYFVDNPLYFQYLDQFHNAPVLTEKTRKHGNKSMSFINDLLICGQEQGLIKPIGVKEMIQFLNGGLMSFVRWIHYKNIQLNRMLITNQLQIAWDAVKINV; this is encoded by the coding sequence ATGGAGAAAAAAAAACAAATTATTGAATGCGCTATGAAGCTCCTGATAAAAAATGGACCGCAGGCAGCGCCAATGTCAGCTATATCTAAAGAAGCCGGAGTTGGCATGGGAACTATTTACAATTATTTCGTGACCAAAGAAGACTTGATCAATCAAATATATGTTTTCATAAAGAGTGATCAAGTAAAGAATATCCAACACCCTTTATCACATCTGCCAATCAAACACCAATTTGACATATACTATGAAAGCTTGATTCAATATTTCGTTGACAATCCGTTATACTTTCAGTATTTGGACCAGTTTCACAATGCACCAGTTTTAACTGAAAAAACTCGTAAGCATGGGAATAAGTCTATGTCTTTTATCAATGACTTACTCATATGCGGACAAGAACAAGGACTCATCAAACCTATCGGCGTTAAAGAAATGATTCAATTTCTAAATGGAGGATTAATGAGCTTCGTAAGATGGATCCATTATAAAAATATTCAGTTAAACCGTATGCTGATTACTAATCAACTACAAATTGCTTGGGACGCGGTTAAAATTAATGTATAA